A region of Thermodesulfovibrionales bacterium DNA encodes the following proteins:
- a CDS encoding histidine phosphatase family protein has product MVTTLYLVRHGETEGSGVKRYHGSIDVPISERGIRQLRDASAFIRGYLKTLGASRRSSYLREVHRVSEAASGCGVREERLQAVYCSDLSRAVRSAEIIAEPYALQAMIIPDFRERNFGVWEGMTFTEIKEAYPSEFESWAGNPLRYNPPGGENTVEVKERVCRALDRVLSSHPEENIAVVAHGGVNRIILCHLLGVPLENIFRIEQDYGAVNVIEFWERYPVVKLMNRGAHE; this is encoded by the coding sequence ATGGTTACAACGCTCTATTTAGTCAGGCACGGTGAAACGGAAGGGAGCGGGGTGAAACGCTATCACGGCAGCATCGATGTCCCGATCTCGGAAAGGGGAATCCGGCAGCTGAGGGATGCATCAGCCTTTATTCGGGGATATCTGAAAACCCTCGGTGCCTCACGGCGTTCGAGTTATCTGAGAGAGGTCCATCGTGTTTCCGAAGCCGCTTCTGGATGCGGAGTCAGGGAAGAGAGACTCCAGGCGGTCTACTGTTCAGATCTCAGCAGGGCGGTGAGGAGCGCGGAGATAATCGCCGAGCCCTATGCGCTGCAGGCCATGATCATTCCCGACTTCAGGGAACGGAATTTTGGCGTCTGGGAAGGGATGACCTTTACCGAGATTAAGGAAGCGTATCCATCCGAATTTGAGTCGTGGGCAGGCAACCCCCTGCGATACAATCCCCCCGGAGGAGAGAACACAGTCGAGGTGAAAGAGAGGGTCTGCAGGGCATTGGACAGGGTTTTATCGAGTCATCCTGAAGAGAATATAGCGGTCGTCGCTCATGGAGGGGTGAACAGAATCATCCTCTGTCACCTGCTCGGCGTCCCCCTGGAGAATATCTTCAGAATCGAACAGGACTATGGAGCGGTGAATGTCATCGAATTCTGGGAGAGATATCCCGTTGTGAAGCTCATGAACCGGGGAGCGCATGAGTAA
- a CDS encoding cobyric acid synthase, which yields MSKALMIQGTGSGVGKSIIVAGLCRLFSDWGMNVAPFKAQNMALNSFITREGGEIGRAQAVQAEAARIEPSVDMNPILLKATGEASSQVIMNGRVHSDMKANDYYAFKHEAWRAVTQAYERLSLKHDVIVIEGAGSPAEINLMDDEIVNMKVARHANAPVLLVGDIDKGGVFASLHGTVELLKNGKSDADFIRAFIVNKFRGDTSILEPGLRMIEEKTGRPVIGVIPYLGSLGLQEEDAIPADRLRNRFSLHSSSPEGRIKIVVLGLRYIANFTDFDPFLFEPGVDLTYSLWDGDIESADLIFIPGSKNTVRDLLFLKEHGVERSIKKAVERGTPLIGICGGYQMLGKTIYDPEGIESGWRETAGFGFLDTETVFEKTKVTSQVEAYPSGIASLGFGVDHKVRGYEIHMGRTSGDLGLFRIVRFSSDSRDEYAGPLSEGSAKGNVWGTYIHGLFDDDGFRRRLLDSVRQRKGLAPPGETIGYAELKEKAMDGWAKTLEEALDMNFVLKLVGIKKRSAV from the coding sequence ATGAGTAAGGCGCTCATGATTCAGGGGACCGGCTCAGGAGTGGGCAAGAGCATCATCGTCGCCGGGCTCTGCAGATTGTTTAGTGATTGGGGAATGAATGTCGCCCCTTTCAAGGCGCAGAATATGGCCCTGAATTCGTTCATAACAAGAGAAGGCGGCGAGATAGGCCGTGCTCAGGCAGTCCAGGCGGAAGCGGCGAGGATCGAGCCGTCGGTCGACATGAATCCGATACTGCTCAAGGCCACGGGTGAGGCAAGCTCCCAGGTGATCATGAACGGCAGGGTCCATTCCGATATGAAGGCGAATGATTATTACGCGTTCAAACATGAGGCCTGGAGGGCGGTCACGCAGGCGTATGAGCGGTTGTCATTGAAACATGATGTCATCGTTATCGAGGGCGCGGGAAGTCCGGCGGAGATTAACCTCATGGATGATGAGATCGTGAACATGAAGGTTGCGCGGCATGCGAATGCCCCTGTCCTCCTCGTCGGCGACATCGACAAGGGAGGCGTCTTCGCATCCCTTCACGGTACCGTCGAACTCCTCAAAAACGGGAAATCGGATGCCGATTTCATCAGGGCCTTCATCGTAAACAAGTTCAGGGGAGATACCTCGATCCTGGAGCCGGGGCTCCGCATGATAGAGGAAAAGACCGGCAGGCCTGTCATCGGCGTGATACCCTATCTCGGTAGCCTCGGTCTCCAGGAGGAAGACGCGATACCGGCCGACCGTTTGCGAAACCGTTTCTCCCTTCATTCCTCCTCTCCTGAGGGCAGGATAAAGATCGTTGTGCTGGGACTCAGGTACATCGCTAATTTCACGGACTTTGATCCCTTTCTCTTCGAGCCGGGGGTTGATCTGACCTATTCCCTCTGGGACGGTGACATCGAAAGCGCTGATCTCATCTTCATTCCCGGCTCAAAAAACACGGTCAGAGACCTCCTGTTCCTCAAAGAACATGGCGTGGAGAGGAGTATCAAGAAGGCAGTCGAAAGGGGGACACCCCTCATAGGGATATGCGGAGGGTATCAGATGCTCGGAAAGACGATATATGATCCCGAGGGGATCGAAAGCGGGTGGAGAGAGACGGCAGGTTTCGGTTTTTTGGATACTGAGACCGTCTTCGAAAAGACGAAGGTGACTTCTCAGGTTGAGGCATACCCTTCCGGTATTGCGAGTTTGGGCTTCGGCGTGGACCACAAGGTCAGGGGGTACGAGATTCATATGGGCAGGACCTCAGGAGATCTCGGCCTCTTCAGGATAGTGAGATTCTCTTCCGATTCCCGCGACGAATACGCGGGACCGCTTTCGGAAGGCTCCGCAAAGGGAAATGTCTGGGGAACCTACATCCATGGTCTCTTTGATGACGATGGCTTCAGAAGGAGACTGCTCGATTCGGTCAGACAGAGAAAAGGGTTGGCGCCGCCAGGAGAGACGATAGGGTACGCAGAATTAAAGGAAAAGGCGATGGACGGGTGGGCAAAGACTCTGGAGGAGGCTCTCGATATGAATTTCGTCCTTAAGCTTGTCGGAATCAAGAAGAGGAGTGCGGTATAG
- a CDS encoding TonB-dependent receptor, with translation MHRVWLVLLTVFILSFAPGVRAEDNVKIGEVVVTAGRIEEPLEETTSDVTVIKAEDIKKMNVVLVPEVLRKVPDLSVVQTGGDGRLTQVFLRGGDPKTTLVMIDGVKVNSIATGGYDFSKVPVEDIERIEIVKGSQSTIYGSEAMSGVINIITKKGEGGKPKFVLSFEGGSFGTYSPSLTVSGGDQALNYRFTGLYYDTQGISAAADGTEKDGYKNGYVSGNFGIKPSTSTEIEIFGNYSSDRTDLDNFDFVTGRATDSLTFVQNGWHYLAGVRGKLYLFDKWEQVLTLSAYGDLLKFRDPLVQFNNADVFDKRQIADWQNNLYLAEAVTLTAGLTYQHESAENRGNFEEAVIDRAAYLNSKLKFFKDALIVNAGLRYDNYDPFGSKTTYKVGAAYTIKEIDATLRTSYATGFRVPSLNDLFYPFYGNPHLQPEESKSFEAGVVKSFLEEKLQLSVSYWNTDYTNMIQADPVTFTAVNIASASVKGVEASASYQIDAFSLRAGYTYLDAKDKATDLPLNWRPQNKFVFSAGYATSVISVLADYLYVGGRFNSQLDASIGRKMAPYSLVNLSGTYKVSKVIALFARIENIFDAHYEEVLSYGTKGTSVYGGIRATF, from the coding sequence ATGCATAGAGTATGGCTGGTGCTGTTAACAGTGTTTATCCTGTCATTCGCCCCGGGCGTCCGGGCGGAAGATAATGTGAAGATCGGAGAGGTGGTCGTGACTGCGGGGAGAATCGAGGAGCCCCTCGAGGAGACGACGAGCGATGTGACGGTTATCAAGGCTGAGGATATCAAGAAGATGAATGTGGTCCTTGTCCCGGAAGTCCTCCGGAAGGTTCCGGATCTCTCCGTCGTGCAGACCGGGGGCGACGGCAGGCTCACGCAGGTCTTCCTGCGGGGCGGAGATCCCAAGACGACGCTCGTCATGATAGACGGCGTCAAGGTCAACAGCATCGCCACGGGCGGCTATGATTTCTCAAAAGTGCCGGTGGAGGATATCGAGCGGATAGAGATCGTTAAGGGCTCCCAGAGCACGATTTACGGGTCTGAGGCGATGTCAGGAGTGATCAACATCATCACGAAGAAGGGAGAAGGGGGGAAACCGAAGTTTGTCCTCTCCTTTGAGGGGGGGTCATTCGGGACATACAGCCCTTCCCTGACCGTGTCAGGAGGCGATCAGGCCCTGAACTACCGATTTACCGGGTTGTATTACGATACGCAGGGCATATCGGCGGCAGCGGACGGGACCGAGAAGGACGGGTATAAGAACGGCTACGTGTCCGGGAATTTCGGCATCAAGCCCTCGACGAGTACCGAGATCGAGATCTTCGGGAATTACTCTTCCGACCGCACGGATCTCGATAATTTTGATTTCGTGACGGGCAGGGCGACTGATTCTTTGACCTTTGTCCAGAATGGATGGCACTACCTCGCAGGCGTGAGGGGCAAACTCTACCTCTTCGACAAGTGGGAGCAGGTGCTGACGCTTTCTGCCTACGGCGATCTCCTCAAGTTCAGGGACCCTCTTGTTCAATTCAATAACGCCGATGTCTTCGACAAGAGACAGATCGCTGACTGGCAGAACAATCTCTATCTCGCCGAAGCCGTTACGCTCACCGCAGGTCTCACCTATCAACATGAGAGCGCGGAGAATCGGGGCAACTTCGAAGAAGCGGTCATCGACAGGGCCGCGTACCTGAACAGCAAACTGAAGTTCTTCAAGGACGCCCTGATCGTCAACGCCGGCCTGAGATATGACAACTACGATCCATTCGGCAGCAAAACCACATATAAGGTCGGTGCCGCTTATACTATCAAGGAGATCGATGCGACGCTCAGGACAAGTTATGCGACCGGCTTCAGGGTGCCGTCGCTGAATGACCTCTTCTACCCTTTCTACGGAAACCCGCATCTGCAGCCTGAGGAGTCGAAATCATTTGAGGCGGGAGTCGTAAAGTCTTTTCTCGAGGAGAAACTGCAGCTGTCTGTCAGCTATTGGAACACCGATTATACGAATATGATACAGGCAGACCCCGTCACCTTTACGGCGGTCAATATCGCGAGCGCTTCCGTAAAGGGCGTAGAGGCAAGTGCTTCCTACCAGATCGATGCCTTCTCCCTGAGGGCGGGGTATACTTATCTCGACGCGAAGGATAAGGCGACAGACCTGCCGCTGAACTGGAGGCCGCAGAACAAGTTCGTCTTCAGCGCGGGATATGCAACTTCCGTCATCTCCGTGCTTGCGGATTACCTTTATGTCGGAGGTCGGTTTAATTCACAACTCGACGCCTCGATAGGAAGGAAGATGGCGCCCTATTCGCTCGTTAATCTAAGCGGGACATACAAGGTATCAAAGGTTATCGCTCTCTTCGCGAGGATCGAGAATATCTTTGATGCCCATTACGAGGAAGTATTGAGTTACGGGACAAAGGGGACGTCAGTGTATGGGGGCATCAGAGCAACCTTTTAG